The genome window ACTTCCAGATCAACAGACGCACGTCCAGTTCGGGTCGCGTCTTGACCATCATCCGCAGCCGATGCCCGATCTCGGCCTGGCGGTCTCCGGCTCTTGTTTCCGGGTCCAGACGGGTTCTCGGATCGAACTGCCACCCCAGCACCACGACCGACCGCCGGGCCTTGTCCAGGGCCGATGACAGCGCGTCGAAATAGGCCTCGTTCTCCATCAGGATCGACAGCCGGTCGGCCGTCTCGACACGCCAGCAGGTGTCGCCGGGAACCAGGACCGCCGAAGCGTCCAGGGTCGCGTCGTCGACCGCCTGCTCCATGTTGATCGACCCGCCCGCCTGACCGATCCTTCCGGATCGCCCTTTTCGTCCCATTGAGGGCTTGTATCGTCAATGGCACAGCTGCGCGTCGGTTCCACCACCGGATTGTAGGACGCTCCGAAATCAGGCATAAAGCGAGCGGACGAAGGGAGCACCCAGGTGCAGGCGCTGATCGAATTGTTGGCCGGCTTCATCGCGCTGCTCGTCACGGCAGCGCTCTCCCAGTTCGGCGTCGACATCGAGCGCCCGCAGCGCGCGTCGCCCGAGGTTCACCGCGTTCGAGACTGCGACCAGCCCGCCAAGGCCGATTTCATCTCCGCGCGTCGCGATCAGAAGTGCTGATCCGCCTCGATTGATTTCGCCTGTCGCGTGTTTCCTGAGCCCGAAACGCTTTCGCCCTCCCGGATCAGGCTCTAGGGTCGCAGATGCGCCTGGCACGGACCGCCGCGCGCCCGCCAAACGAGATTGACGCTTAATGAAGTCCCGCCAACGGCCGCCGCTTGTTCTGACCGATCCCGAGGTGAGCCCGGACGCCGAGGCCCCGCCATCGGACGACATCTCAATTCCGGACCAGGTGCCTGCCACAAGCACGCCGCCCACTCCTGAACGCCCCATGTCCGAGCGCCGGCGTCGGCGTCTTGTCGAACAACAGCAGCGGGCGGAGGTCGCCGCAGCGGAACCGGAACCCACGGCCGAGCCGGCTCCGGTCATGCCTGCCAGGCATACGATCCCGGAATCGCCTGTCGTCGCGCCCTTCTCGATCAGCGCCGATGCCCCGCCAGCGCCCTATCACCCACCGGAACCGCCTGTACCCCGCCCGCTGCCGGTCGCGCGGACCCCTCAGGCTGCCACGCCCTATCTGATTTCCGGCGCGGCTTCAGCGCTATGGCTCGGCGGCATCGCGGCCTGGGCGGCCTATGAGATCGGTGCCGGCGACATCCTGGCGGACCCCCTGCGCCTGGCGATCTACACCCTGATCGCCCTGGCCCCCGCCGGCCTGGCCGTAATGCTGGCGCATGCCGTGCGTCAGGGGAATGGTCTGGCCTTCGAGACCCGACGCGCCCGACACATGGCCGAAGCGCTCGTCGCCCCGACCGCCCTGGCGGCCCAGCAGACCGGCGATGTCCTGTCGGCCCTGCGCAACGACATCGACCAGGCCGCCCTGGCCGCCGAGCGCGCCCGTCATGACATGGCCCTGCTTCGCGAAGCGCTTTCGCTTGAGACCCACCGCCTCAATGAAGCGGCAGACACCGCCGCCCGGACCGCCCGTCGCCTGACCGAGAGCCTGGCGCGAGAGCGCAATGAGATGGTCAGCCTGGGTGGTCGGCTGGACACCCAGGCCTCCAATGTTCTTGGCGCCGTCGAGCGCCAATCCCGTCTGATCGTCGATGCCTCGGATCTGGCCCAGACCCAGCTGCGCGAAGCCGAGACGGCCTTGGCCGCCCGCGCCGCGGACCTCGCCGCCGCTGCGAACGAAGCTCAGGACGCCGCCCGACTGGCTTCCGACGACCTGGCCCGTCAGACGCTGCGCCTGGAGAATGCCGGCACCGGCGTCGCCGAGCAGATCCTGTCGGTCGAACAGGGGCTTGGCCAGCAACGGGCCGCACTGGTCACCGCCGCCTATGCCCTGCGTACCGACCAGGAGGACTTCTCGGCGCAGGTCGAGAGCCAGCGCGCCCAGCTGACCGAACAGCTGTCCGCCGCCCGCTCGGCCAGCGGCGAACTCGGCGATATCTCGACCCGTACGTCCGAAAGCCTCAAGGATCTCGTGGAGGCTGCGACCGACCAGTTCCGCGCCCTGGTGGATCTTTCGCAGCGCGAGGCCGATAGCTTCGACGCGGCGACAAAGCTGTCGCTCGACCGCTTTGAAGCGCTGGCGGCCGAAGCCCGCGATACCCTGGTCGAGGAAACGCGCCGAGCCCTCGCCGTGCTGAAGGCCACCGCCGAGGACAGCCGTATCGCTGCCGACGAGGCCGCAAATCATGCCCAGGTCCGCGCCGATCGCCTCGGCGAGGCTCTGTTCGATGCGGCGCAGAAGGCGGACCAGGCCGCCGACGCCCGGGTCGAAGGTGCCCGGCGGATCGTCGGTGAAACGGTAGGACTCGTCGACGAGGCCGGTCAGCGCGCGATCGCCAAGCTGGAGTCCACCCTGTCACGCATGAACCAGGCCCTGACAGAGGTCGATGCCGCGATCGGCGATCTCGACGACCGCGCCGCGCGCCTGCCGGAACAAGCCCGCGCCCGCGCAGAAGCCGTGCGCATCACCGTGGAAGAGGGTCTGGCCGCCCTGGCGGCCGCCTCGCGCAAGGCCGCCGAAGACACCGAGGCTCTGGACGCCGGCTTCCAGGAACGGGTACGCCGAAACTACGATATGCTGACAGAGGCCGTGCGCCTGATGGGCGTTGTCTCGGGCGAACCGCAACCGATGCGTCGCCGCGAGCCCCCGCCCACACCGCCTCCGCAGACCACGCCACAAGCTCGACCGAACCGGCCCGAGCCGGCTGTGGAGCCCGAACGGGACCGTGGAGTCGGTCTCAGGGGTCGTCTGCGTCTCGCACCCGCCAGCAGTGAACCCGCACCTCGCGCCGCGCCTCCGTCGCAAGACAGGCTGGACTGGAGCGATCTGGTCGACGACGGACCGGGTGAAGCATCGCTGGATCTCGACGCGCCAGCCATGCCGGCCGACGCTGACGCCCTCGCTG of Brevundimonas subvibrioides contains these proteins:
- a CDS encoding tipN; amino-acid sequence: MSERRRRRLVEQQQRAEVAAAEPEPTAEPAPVMPARHTIPESPVVAPFSISADAPPAPYHPPEPPVPRPLPVARTPQAATPYLISGAASALWLGGIAAWAAYEIGAGDILADPLRLAIYTLIALAPAGLAVMLAHAVRQGNGLAFETRRARHMAEALVAPTALAAQQTGDVLSALRNDIDQAALAAERARHDMALLREALSLETHRLNEAADTAARTARRLTESLARERNEMVSLGGRLDTQASNVLGAVERQSRLIVDASDLAQTQLREAETALAARAADLAAAANEAQDAARLASDDLARQTLRLENAGTGVAEQILSVEQGLGQQRAALVTAAYALRTDQEDFSAQVESQRAQLTEQLSAARSASGELGDISTRTSESLKDLVEAATDQFRALVDLSQREADSFDAATKLSLDRFEALAAEARDTLVEETRRALAVLKATAEDSRIAADEAANHAQVRADRLGEALFDAAQKADQAADARVEGARRIVGETVGLVDEAGQRAIAKLESTLSRMNQALTEVDAAIGDLDDRAARLPEQARARAEAVRITVEEGLAALAAASRKAAEDTEALDAGFQERVRRNYDMLTEAVRLMGVVSGEPQPMRRREPPPTPPPQTTPQARPNRPEPAVEPERDRGVGLRGRLRLAPASSEPAPRAAPPSQDRLDWSDLVDDGPGEASLDLDAPAMPADADALADRITGAIRRMGVDPNALLPRSRVEEAATALSERDPDRARQIVRRVAPAAVRSVSRRVMSDPELRADAERYVRGLAARLNDLARAGDAHDVLATLATDPGRAFLLLDAAIGDLA